From a single Raphanus sativus cultivar WK10039 chromosome 3, ASM80110v3, whole genome shotgun sequence genomic region:
- the LOC108844337 gene encoding GTP 3',8-cyclase, mitochondrial isoform X1 encodes MRRCLSKLTPRQMGFTTSNSFLQVESRTITSTTSDRSLSSNAAQVDQTKHNPLSDMLVDSFGRFHTYLRISLTERCNLRCQYCMPSEGVELTPTPQLLSQSEIVRLAGLFVSSGVNKIRLTGGEPTVRKDIEEICMQLSSLKGLKNLAITTNGITLARKLPKLKECGLDSINISLDTLVPAKFEFLTRRKGHERVMQSIDSAIALGYNPVKVNCVVMRGLNDDEVCDFVELTRDKPINVRFIEFMPFDGNVWNVKKLVSYAEMMDKVVKRFPSIKRVQDHPTETAKNFTIDGHCGSVSFITSMTEHFCSGCNRLRLLADGNFKVCLFGPSEVSLRDPIRSGADDETLREIIGAAVKRKKAAHAGMLDIAKTANRPMIHIGG; translated from the exons ATGAGGAGATGCCTTTCCAAACTCACTCCCCGGCAAATGGGTTTCACCACTTCCAACTCTTTCTTG CAGGTTGAGTCAAGAACCATTACTAGTACTACTAGTGACCGTTCATTAAGCAGCAATGCAGCTCAAGTTGATCAGACAAAACACAACCCTCTCTCAGACATGTTGGTTGATTCATTTGGTCGGTTTCATACCTACTTGAGGATCTCCTTGACAGAGCGTTGTAACCTCAGGTGTCAGTACTGCATGCCCTCCGAAGGCGTGGAGCTTACTCCTACGCCTCAGCTGCTCTCACAGTCCGAGATCGTTAGGTTAGCTGGTCTCTTCGTTTCTTCCGGTGTTAACAAGATTAGATTAACCGGTGGCGAGCCTACCGTGAGGAAAGACATCGAAGAGATCTGTATGCAGTTGTCCAGCTTAAAAGGGTTGAAGAACTTAGCTATTACTACTAATGGCATCACTCTAGCTAGAAAGCTACCGAAGCTTAAAGAATGTGGGCTTGATTCCATCAACATCAGCTTGGACACTCTTGTCCCTGCGAAGTTCGAGTTTCTGACTAGACGTAAAGGGCACGAGAGGGTTATGCAATCAATTGATTCCGCTATCGCTCTTGGATACAATCCTGTGAAG GTCAACTGTGTTGTCATGAGGGGATTGAACGATGATGAGGTTTGTGATTTTGTGGAATTGACGCGAGATAAGCCTATCAACGTCCGGTTCATAGAGTTTATGCCCTTTGATGGAAACGTTTGGAATGTAAAGAAGCTTGTGTCTTACGCTGAGATGATGGATAAAGTG GTAAAGCGCTTTCCGAGTATTAAACGTGTCCAAGATCACCCTACCGAAACAGCTAAGAACTTTACCATTGATGGGCACTGCGGTTCTGTGTCTTTCATCACATCCATGACGGAACACTTCTGTTCTGGCTGCAATAGGTTAAGATTACTTGCGGATGGGAACTTCAAAGTATGCTTGTTCGGTCCTTCAGAG GTTAGTTTGAGAGATCCTATCCGGTCTGGTGCTGATGACGAAACGCTAAGGGAAATTATAGGCGCTGCT GTGAAGAGGAAGAAAGCAGCACACGCTGGAATGCTTGACATTGCCAAGACAGCTAATAGGCCAATGATACACATCGGTGGCTGA
- the LOC108844337 gene encoding GTP 3',8-cyclase, mitochondrial isoform X2: MRRCLSKLTPRQMGFTTSNSFLVESRTITSTTSDRSLSSNAAQVDQTKHNPLSDMLVDSFGRFHTYLRISLTERCNLRCQYCMPSEGVELTPTPQLLSQSEIVRLAGLFVSSGVNKIRLTGGEPTVRKDIEEICMQLSSLKGLKNLAITTNGITLARKLPKLKECGLDSINISLDTLVPAKFEFLTRRKGHERVMQSIDSAIALGYNPVKVNCVVMRGLNDDEVCDFVELTRDKPINVRFIEFMPFDGNVWNVKKLVSYAEMMDKVVKRFPSIKRVQDHPTETAKNFTIDGHCGSVSFITSMTEHFCSGCNRLRLLADGNFKVCLFGPSEVSLRDPIRSGADDETLREIIGAAVKRKKAAHAGMLDIAKTANRPMIHIGG, from the exons ATGAGGAGATGCCTTTCCAAACTCACTCCCCGGCAAATGGGTTTCACCACTTCCAACTCTTTCTTG GTTGAGTCAAGAACCATTACTAGTACTACTAGTGACCGTTCATTAAGCAGCAATGCAGCTCAAGTTGATCAGACAAAACACAACCCTCTCTCAGACATGTTGGTTGATTCATTTGGTCGGTTTCATACCTACTTGAGGATCTCCTTGACAGAGCGTTGTAACCTCAGGTGTCAGTACTGCATGCCCTCCGAAGGCGTGGAGCTTACTCCTACGCCTCAGCTGCTCTCACAGTCCGAGATCGTTAGGTTAGCTGGTCTCTTCGTTTCTTCCGGTGTTAACAAGATTAGATTAACCGGTGGCGAGCCTACCGTGAGGAAAGACATCGAAGAGATCTGTATGCAGTTGTCCAGCTTAAAAGGGTTGAAGAACTTAGCTATTACTACTAATGGCATCACTCTAGCTAGAAAGCTACCGAAGCTTAAAGAATGTGGGCTTGATTCCATCAACATCAGCTTGGACACTCTTGTCCCTGCGAAGTTCGAGTTTCTGACTAGACGTAAAGGGCACGAGAGGGTTATGCAATCAATTGATTCCGCTATCGCTCTTGGATACAATCCTGTGAAG GTCAACTGTGTTGTCATGAGGGGATTGAACGATGATGAGGTTTGTGATTTTGTGGAATTGACGCGAGATAAGCCTATCAACGTCCGGTTCATAGAGTTTATGCCCTTTGATGGAAACGTTTGGAATGTAAAGAAGCTTGTGTCTTACGCTGAGATGATGGATAAAGTG GTAAAGCGCTTTCCGAGTATTAAACGTGTCCAAGATCACCCTACCGAAACAGCTAAGAACTTTACCATTGATGGGCACTGCGGTTCTGTGTCTTTCATCACATCCATGACGGAACACTTCTGTTCTGGCTGCAATAGGTTAAGATTACTTGCGGATGGGAACTTCAAAGTATGCTTGTTCGGTCCTTCAGAG GTTAGTTTGAGAGATCCTATCCGGTCTGGTGCTGATGACGAAACGCTAAGGGAAATTATAGGCGCTGCT GTGAAGAGGAAGAAAGCAGCACACGCTGGAATGCTTGACATTGCCAAGACAGCTAATAGGCCAATGATACACATCGGTGGCTGA
- the LOC108847928 gene encoding DNA repair protein RAD50, whose translation MSTVDKMLIKGIRSFDPENKNVITFFRPLTLIVGSNGAGKTTIIECLKVSCTGELPPNARSGHSFIHDPKVAGETETKAQIKLRFKTAAGKDVVCIRSFQLTQKASKMEYKAIESVLQTINPHTGEKVCLSYRCADMDREIPALMGVSKAILENVIFVHQDESNWPLQDPSTLKKKFDDIFSATRYTKALEVIKKLHKDQAQEIKTFKLKLENLQTLKDAAYKLRESITQDQERTESSKAQMSEMENSIQKVDAEVHNKEMMLKDLRKLQDQVSRKTAERSTLFKEQQRQYAALPEENEDTIEELKEWKSKFEERIALLETKIRKMEREMDDTQTTISSLHNAKTNYMLEISKLQTEAEAHMLLKNERDTSIQKTFSHHNLGNVPSTPFSTEVVLNLTNRIKSRLGEFEMDLVDKKKSNETALSTAWDCYMDANDRWKSIEAQKRAKDDIKTGISKRIEEKEIERDSFEFEISNVDVQQIDEREKLVQVELERKSKQNSESGFESKIEQKQHEIYSMEHKIKTLNRERDVMAGDAEDRVKLSLKKTELENLKKKHKKIIDECKDKVRGALKGRLPLEKDMKKEIVQSLRSVEREYGDLSLKSREAEKEVNMLQMKIQEVNNSLSKHHKDTESRKRYIESKLQALKQESFTIDAYPRLLDSAKDKRDYHKSKYNMATGMRQMFEPFEQVAREHHFCPCCERTFSAQEEDNFVKKQRAKASTTGDHVKALAAESSNADSIFQQLDNLRSVFEEYTKLTDEIIPLAEKSLQEFTEELEQKSEALDDVLAISAQIKSDKDSVEALVQPLENADRLFQEIASYQKQIEDLEYKLDFRGHGVKTMQEIQSELSSLQSTKDKLHDELQKLRDEQIYMERDISCLQARWHALREEKAKAANLLRDVTKAEEDLERLAEEKSQLDLDVKHLSEALGPLSKEKEQLLSVYNDIKVKRNHEYEELAEKKRNYQQEVEALLKANSKINEYRELKKGERLNDIQEKQRAAESQLQSAESRKNEIAAELSKSKDLMGNQDQLRRNIEDNLNYRTTKAQVEVLTGEIESLEEQILNIGGIPAVEAEISKILRERERLLSELNRCRGTVSVYESSISKNKVELKQTQYKDIDKRHFDQLIQLKTTEMANKDLDRYYNALDKALMRFHTMKMEEINKIIRELWQQTYRGQDIDYIRIHSDSEGAGTRSYSYRVLMQTGDTELEMRGRCSAGQKVLASLIIRLALAETFCLNCGILALDEPTTNLDGPNSESLAGALLRIMEDRKGQENFQLIVITHDERFAQMIGQRQHAEKYYRVAKDDMQHSIIEAQEIFD comes from the exons ATGAGTACAGTCGATAAAATGCTGATCAAGGGTATCAGAAGCTTCGACCCTGAAAATAAGAACGTCATCACTTTCTTCAGGCCTCTAACCCTAATCGTCGGCTCCAACGGCGCCGGAAAAACT ACGATTATAGAGTGCTTGAAGGTATCTTGTACCGGAGAGCTGCCTCCTAACGCGAGGTCTGGTCACAGCTTCATTCATGACCCTAAG GTCGCTGGGGAAACGGAGACTAAAGCACAAATTAAGCTGCGGTTTAAGACAGCTGCAGGGAAGGATGTGGTATGTATAAGGTCATTTCAGTTGACACAAAAGGCTTCAAAGATGGAGTACAAGGCCATTGAGAGTGTCCTTCAAACCATTAATCCTCACACTGGAGAG AAAGTATGTCTCAGCTACAGATGCGCTGACATGGATAGGGAGATACCAGCTTTGATGGGTGTATCTAAAGCTATATTAGAAAACGTCATATTTGTGCACCAAGATGAGTCTAACTGGCCACTGCAAGATCCTTCTACTTTGAAAAAGAAGTTTGATGATATTTTCTCAGCCACCAG ATACACAAAGGCGTTGGAAGTTATTAAGAAACTTCACAAAGATCAAGCTCAGGAGATAAAAACGTTTAAGTTGAAGTTGGAAAATCTGCAGACGTTGAAAGATGCTGCTTATAAG CTTCGTGAGAGCATTACTCAAGATCAAGAAAGAACAGAGTCTTCAAAAGCTCAGATGTCGGAAATGGAAAACAGCATTCAGAAAGTGGATGCTGAAGTTCATAATAAGGAAATGATGTTAAAAGATCTGAGAAAGCTACAGGACCAAGTTTCAAGAAAAACTGCCGAAAGGAGCACCTTATTTAAGGAACAGCAGAGACAGTATGCAGCATTACCCGAGGAAAATGAAG ATACTATTGAAGAACTGAAAGAATGGAAAAGCAAGTTTGAAGAAAGGATTGCGCTTTTGGAGACCAAAATTCGaaagatggagagagagatggatgaCACACAAACTACAATTTCTTCTCTTCACAATGCAAAAACCAACTATATGCTGGAGATTAGCAAGCTACAAACAGAAGCTGAA GCTCATATGCTGCTGAAGAATGAAAGAGATACTTCCATCCAGAAAACATTTTCCCATCACAATTTGGGAAATGTTCCTAGTACCCCTTTCAGTACTGAGGTAGTTTTGAATCTCACAAATCGAATAAAATCAAGACTGGGTGAGTTTGAGATGGACTTGGTGGATAAGAAG AAATCAAATGAGACTGCTCTAAGTACGGCTTGGGATTGCTATATGGATGCTAATGACCGTTGGAAAAGCATCGAAGCTCAGAAACGAGCTAAAGATGATATCAAG ACAGGCATATCAAAACGCATAGAAGAGAAAGAAATCGAGCGTGATTCATTTGAATTCGAAATATCCAATGTGGATGTTCAACAAATTGATGAACGAGAAAAACTTGTG CAAGTTGAGCTTGAGAGAAAGTCAAAACAAAATTCTGAAAGCGGATTTGAATCCAAAATAGAGCAGAAACAGCATGAAATATACAGCATGGAGCATAAAATCAAGACTCTCAATCGAGAAAGAGACGTTATGGCTGGTGATGCTGAGGATAGAGTGAAATTGTCTTTGAAGAAGACGGAGCTGGAGAACCTCAAGAAGAAACACAAAAAGAT AATCGATGAATGCAAGGATAAAGTTCGAGGGGCGCTGAAGGGGAGATTGCCACTTGAGAAGGATATGAAGAAGGAAATAGTTCAATCTCTAAG GTCAGTTGAAAGGGAATATGGTGACCTGAGCTTAAAATCCCGAGAAGCAGAAAAGGAGGTGAACATGTTGCAGATGAAGATTCAAGAAGTAAACAATAGCCTATCCAAGCATCACAAGGATACAGAAT CAAGAAAGAGATACATTGAGTCCAAGCTTCAAGCGTTAAAACAGGAATCATTTACCATTGACGCTTATCCCAGATTGTTGGATTCGGCTAAGGACAAACGAGACTACCACAAAAG CAAATATAACATGGCAACTGGTATGCGCCAGATGTTTGAGCCATTTGAGCAGGTAGCCCGTGAACATCATTTTTGTCCTTGCTGCGAGCGCACTTTTTCAGCTCAAGAAGAGGACAACTTCGTTAAGAAG CAAAGGGCTAAGGCTTCAACAACGGGGGATCATGTCAAAGCATTAGCAGCAGAGTCTTCAAATGCTGACTCTATCTTTCAGCAGCTGGATAACCTTCGCTCAGTTTTTGAAGAGTACACGAAACTAACTGATGAAATTATTCCTCTCGCCGAGAAATCTTTGCAAGAATTTACAGAAGAGCTGGAGCAGAAGTCCGAAGCCCTTGATGAT GTATTGGCAATCTCAGCGCAGATAAAATCTGACAAAGACTCAGTTGAAGCATTGGTGCAGCCCCTGGAAAATGCTGATAGGCTTTTCCAGGAAATCGCATCCTACCAGAAGCAAATTGAAGATCTCGAATATAAACTTGATTTCAGGGGTCATGGTGTTAAAACTATGCAAGAAATCCAATCAGAACTAAGTAGTCTCCAAAGCACCAA GGATAAATTGCACGATGAGCTGCAGAAATTAAGGGATGAACAGATTTACATGGAACGTGATATATCATGCCTCCAAGCCAGATGGCATGCACTAAgagaggagaaggctaaggCTGCCAATTTGTTACGCGACGTTACGAAGGCAGAAGAGGACCTAGAGCGTTTAGCCGAGGAGAAAAGTCAACTTGACCTAGACGTTAAG caTTTGTCCGAGGCTTTGGGCCCTTTGTCCAAGGAAAAGGAGCAGTTACTGAGTGTTTACAATGATATTAAAGTTAAACGTAATCACGAGTATGAAGAACTTGCGGAGAAAAAGAGAAACTACCAACAAGAAGTTGAGGCATTGCTGAAGGCCAACTCTAAGATTAATGA GTATCGTGAGCTGAAGAAAGGAGAGCGGTTAAATGATATTCAAGAAAAGCAGCGGGCAGCTGAATCCCAGCTTCAGAGCGCCGAATCTAGAAAGAATGAAATTGCAGCTGAACTGAGCAAAAGTAAAGACTTGATGGGGAATCAAGATCAACTAAGAAGAAATATAGAGGATAACTTGAACTACCGTACAACAAAAGCACAGGTCGAGGTGCTTACAGGCGAGATCGAATCACTGGAAGAGCAAATTTTGAATATTGGTGGGATACCCGCAGTTGAAGCtgaaatttcaaagatattGCGGGAAAGAGAAAGACTTCTTTCAGAG ttgAATCGGTGTCGTGGAACAGTGTCTGTTTATGAGAGCAGTATCTCAAAGAACAAAGTAGAGCTAAAACAGACACAATACAAGGACATCGATAAGCGGCACTTTGATCAACTGATCCAGCTAAAG ACAACTGAAATGGCAAATAAGGACTTGGATAGATACTACAACGCCCTTGACAA AGCACTGATGCGCTTCCACACAATGAAAATGGAggaaataaataagattataaGGGAACTGTGGCAGCAGACATACAGAGGTCAAGACATCGATTACATAAGAATACACTCAGATTCCGAGGGTGCAGGCACTCGCTCTTACAGCTACAGG gttcttatgcagaCTGGTGATACAGAACTTGAAATGAGAGGAAGATGCAGTGCTGGTCAAAAG GTTCTTGCTTCATTGATAATAAGGTTGGCATTGGCCGAGACATTTTGCCTAAACTGTGGAATATTAGCACTTGATGAGCCAACTACAAACTTGGATGGTCCTAATTCAGAATCTCTTGCAGGAGCTCTTCTTAG GATCATGGAGGATAGAAAGGGACAAGAGAATTTTCAGCTCATAGTCATTACCCACGACGAACGCTTTGCTCAAATGATTGGCCAACGGCAACATGCTGAAAAATATTACCGAGTGGCGAAAGATGATAT GCAACACAGCATAATCGAGGCCCAAGAGATCTTTGATTAA
- the LOC108836185 gene encoding cysteine proteinase inhibitor 2-like — MLLSVILFHLTHKHFVQYIKSFEETLRSQKKSHEIYINLKAKAEAMSQVYLKLSLLGLLVMAVVTPSANAIRKSILVGGKSDVPNVQTNMEVQELGRYCVEQFNLQEQSEKGNVASIVKRETTVSNPLTFSRVVSAQQQVVAGLKYYLRIEVTQPDGTSRMFDSVVVVQPWLHSKKLLGFTPVATRIY; from the exons ATGCTTCTCTCTGTCATTCTCTTTCATCTCACACACAAACACTTCGTACAATATATCAAAAGCTTTGAAGAAACATTAAGAAGTCAAAAGAAATCACACGAAATATATATCAACTTAAAAGCCAAAGCAGAAGCAATGTCACAAGTTTATCTAAAATTGTCATTGTTAGGCCTTTTGGTGATGGCCGTCGTGACTCCATCGGCGAACGCGATAAGGAAGTCCATCCTTGTCGGAGGGAAGTCGGATGTTCCGAACGTTCAGACCAACATGGAAGTTCAAGAACTTGGAAG GTATTGCGTGGAACAATTCAATCTACAGGAACAAAGCGAGAAAGGAAACGTAGCTTCCATTGTGAAAAGAGAAACGACCGTGTCGAATCCGTTGACGTTTAGCCGAGTTGTGTCGGCTCAGCAACAGGTCGTGGCTGGTCTTAAATACTATCTAAGGATTGAAGTGACTCAGCCCGATGGCACGAGCAGGATGTTCGACTCTGTTGTGGTTGTTCAACCATGGCTCCATTCTAAGAAGTTGCTCGGTTTCACACCTGTTGCTACTCGTATCTACTAA
- the LOC108847929 gene encoding cysteine proteinase inhibitor 2-like: MSQVYLKLSLLGLLVMAVVTPSANAIRKSILVGGKSDVPNVQTNMEVQELGRYCVEQFNLEEQSEKGNVASIAKRETAVSSPLTFSRVVSAQQQVVAGLKYYLRIEVTQTDGTSRMFDSIVVVQPWLHSKKLLGFTPVATPIF; encoded by the exons ATGTCACAAGTCTATCTAAAATTGTCATTGTTAGGCCTTTTGGTGATGGCCGTCGTGACTCCATCGGCGAACGCGATAAGGAAGTCCATCCTTGTCGGAGGGAAGTCGGATGTTCCGAACGTTCAGACCAACATGGAAGTTCAAGAACTTGGAAG GTACTGCGTAGAACAATTCAATCTAGAGGAACAGAGCGAGAAAGGAAACGTAGCTTCGATTGCGAAAAGAGAAACGGCCGTGTCGAGTCCGTTGACATTTAGCCGAGTTGTGTCAGCTCAGCAACAGGTCGTGGCTGGTCTTAAATACTATCTAAGGATTGAAGTGACTCAAACTGATGGCACGAGCAGGATGTTCGACTCTATTGTGGTTGTTCAACCATGGCTTCATTCTAAGAAGTTGCTCGGTTTCACTCCTGTTGCTACTCCTATCTTCTAA
- the LOC108836186 gene encoding probable xyloglucan galactosyltransferase GT15: MKNNNSSSAIKNHPCKKKQTTLLLLLSLLTTSLLLLRLSQNKIILITPTTTTSDSDHHQDSCLGRYIYIHNLPSRFNTDILQDCESISRPKDKISMCKYLENFGFGPMIGDAVSVDSRYSSSWYATNQFMLEVIFHEKMKRYECLTRNSSLASAFYIPYYAGLDFRRNLRRRNVAERDAAGKEMFKWLKKQPQWKGMSGKDHFLVIGRISRDFRRNPDNNSLWGTNLMLLPESQNLSFLTIERSPTSDNEFAIPYPTYFHPTSTVEIRQWQDKIKLTNRTTLFSFAGAQRPSRSQNGLVRSQVIQQCKSSSGTCTFLDCDVKANGCDDPMSLMKLFESSVFCLQPPGDSLTRRSVFDSILAGCIPVFFNQRSAHKQYSWHLPNNDGEYSVYIPVKELRNGGKSRIEEILRGIPNEKVIGLRANVIRLVPKIMYTKPNRYKPDRETLEDAFDVAMEGVIKRIEEKREKFKSN; this comes from the exons ATGAAGAACAACAATTCATCAAGTGCCATAAAGAATCATCCATGTAAGAAGAAACAAACCACTCTTCTACTTCTCCTTTCTCTCCTCACCACCTCCCTCCTTCTCCTTCGTCTCTCCCAAAACAAAATCATCCTCATCACCCCCACCACTACTACCTCCGACTCCGATCACCATCAGGATTCATGCCTCGGCCGCTACATATACATCCATAACCTACCTTCTCGATTCAACACCGACATCCTCCAAGACTGCGAGTCGATTTCAAGACCAAAGGACAAGATCAGCATGTGTAAGTACCTCGAAAACTTCGGATTCGGACCGATGATCGGTGATGCTGTCTCCGTAGATTCTCGGTACTCTTCGAGCTGGTACGCGACTAATCAGTTCATGCTTGAAGTGATATTCCACGAGAAGATGAAGAGATACGAGTGCTTGACGAGAAACTCTTCGTTGGCTTCTGCTTTTTATATACCTTACTACGCTGGTCTCGATTTCCGGCGGAATCTGCGGCGGCGAAACGTCGCTGAAAGAGACGCCGCCGGGAAGGAAATGTTCAAATGGCTCAAAAAGCAACCTCAGTGGAAAG GTATGTCAGGTAAAGACCATTTTCTCGTAATCGGTCGGATATCACGAGACTTCCGGCGAAACCCCGACAACAACTCTCTATGGGGAACCAACTTAATGCTATTACCAGAGTCACAAAACCTCTCTTTCCTCACCATTGAACGAAGTCCAACGAGCGACAACGAATTCGCAATTCCTTATCCAACCTACTTTCACCCCACTTCAACCGTCGAGATTCGCCAGTGGCAAGACAAGATCAAACTCACAAACCGAACAACACTCTTCTCATTTGCCGGAGCTCAAAGGCCGAGCAGAAGCCAGAACGGTTTGGTTCGCAGTCAAGTCATCCAACAATGTAAGAGTTCTTCCGGGACTTGTACGTTTCTTGACTGTGACGTTAAAGCCAACGGCTGCGATGATCCGATGAGTCTGATGAAACTTTTTGAGAGTTCTGTTTTCTGCTTACAACCACCGGGTGATTCGTTAACCAGAAGATCGGTGTTTGATTCTATCTTAGCCGGTTGTATTCCGGTTTTCTTTAACCAAAGAAGTGCACACAAGCAATATTCATGGCACTTACCGAATAATGACGGGGAATATTCGGTTTATATACCGGTTAAGGAGCTGAGAAACGGAGGAAAGAGCAGAATTGAAGAGATTTTGCGGGGAATACCGAATGAGAAAGTGATCGGTTTGAGAGCAAACGTAATAAGATTGGTTCCGAAGATTATGTACACTAAACCAAACCGTTACAAACCGGATAGAGAAACTCTTGAAGATGCTTTTGATGTTGCTATGGAGGGAGTCATCAAGAgaatagaagaaaaaagagagaaattCAAGAGTAATTAG